From Denitrovibrio acetiphilus DSM 12809, the proteins below share one genomic window:
- a CDS encoding PstS family phosphate ABC transporter substrate-binding protein, with the protein MKKFLTLALVAAFMTMSTVAAHARDQIRIVGSSTVYPFASYVAEEFGATTGNPTPIIESTGSGGGHKLFSAGVDMNTPDITNSSRRMKTSEFDKNMAAGVKNITEIVIGYDGIAIAFNKTNPDINFTRKDLTLAVAAEVPVNGKLVANPYKKWNEINPALPAKPILVYGPPTSSGTRDAFEELVMEKVTKKMAEYGNKGYGKIRQDGIYVPAGENDNLIVQKLSKDKDAFGIFGYSFLEENADRIKGASVDGVDPVPANISSGKYPVSRSLFFYVKLAHLDKVPGLEKFVDMFLSEQMIGTNGLLKTIGLIPLPDADRDAVRARWSKRQNLTKADLAH; encoded by the coding sequence ATGAAAAAGTTTCTCACACTCGCACTTGTTGCTGCTTTCATGACAATGTCAACAGTAGCAGCTCACGCAAGAGACCAGATCCGGATCGTAGGTTCCAGTACAGTTTACCCTTTTGCCTCTTATGTAGCTGAAGAATTTGGAGCTACAACAGGCAACCCTACCCCAATCATCGAATCAACAGGTTCAGGCGGTGGTCATAAACTCTTCTCAGCAGGAGTAGACATGAACACACCCGACATAACAAACTCTTCAAGAAGAATGAAAACTTCTGAATTCGACAAAAACATGGCTGCAGGCGTTAAGAACATCACAGAAATCGTTATCGGTTATGATGGTATCGCTATTGCATTCAACAAAACCAACCCCGACATCAACTTTACAAGAAAAGACCTTACACTTGCTGTTGCTGCTGAGGTTCCTGTTAACGGCAAGCTGGTAGCAAACCCATACAAAAAATGGAATGAAATAAACCCTGCTCTCCCTGCTAAACCAATTCTTGTTTACGGCCCCCCTACATCATCCGGGACAAGAGACGCTTTCGAAGAGCTGGTTATGGAAAAAGTTACAAAGAAAATGGCTGAATATGGTAACAAAGGTTACGGCAAAATCCGTCAGGACGGGATATATGTCCCCGCAGGTGAAAACGACAACCTTATTGTTCAGAAACTCTCTAAAGATAAAGACGCTTTCGGGATCTTCGGTTACTCTTTCCTTGAAGAAAACGCAGACAGAATCAAAGGTGCTTCCGTTGACGGTGTAGACCCTGTTCCTGCGAACATCTCCAGCGGTAAATACCCGGTTTCCAGATCTCTTTTCTTCTACGTAAAACTTGCTCACCTCGACAAAGTTCCGGGTCTTGAAAAATTCGTAGATATGTTCCTCTCAGAGCAGATGATAGGCACAAACGGTCTCCTTAAGACTATAGGTCTTATCCCGCTCCCTGATGCAGACAGAGACGCTGTGAGAGCCAGATGGTCAAAACGCCAGAACCTCACAAAAGCTGACCTTGCACATTAA
- the pstC gene encoding phosphate ABC transporter permease subunit PstC, whose translation MLKVLLYFVIGVLPLCYMAFYLGRKKARTGEMKIGQRFHSRPGHYGWYTVIWMALPSMAVSLLFSILGSSRIFAVPVSMHIVTILLIAAGGLWFALRTIEENLRARNFIENTIKLFLILASLVSIITTIGIVISILFESMKFFSHVNFFDFITGTKWSPDTAFLEGAGRDGASAAKPEFGSVPIFAGTFMITFIALSVAVPVGLLSAIYMSEYATPKVRGTAKPILEILAGIPTVVYGFFAAITVSPLVVKSAEALGLNADYTNALTPGLVMGIMIIPFVSSLSDDVINAIPQNLREGSLALGTTRSETMKHVMLPAALPGIISAVLLALSRAIGETMIVVMAAGLRPNLTWNPLEGMTTVTVRIVDALTGDQAFDSLETLSAFGLGFVLLIVTLFLNIISSVIIRKFRKQYD comes from the coding sequence ATGCTTAAAGTTCTTTTATATTTTGTGATCGGTGTTCTGCCTTTATGCTATATGGCATTTTATCTAGGCAGAAAAAAAGCACGAACAGGTGAAATGAAAATCGGTCAAAGATTTCACTCCAGACCAGGTCATTACGGCTGGTATACTGTTATATGGATGGCACTTCCATCTATGGCGGTATCTCTCCTTTTCAGCATCCTCGGCTCATCACGCATATTTGCTGTGCCAGTTAGTATGCACATTGTTACGATACTTCTTATCGCTGCCGGCGGTCTGTGGTTTGCTCTGCGTACCATAGAGGAAAACCTCCGTGCACGAAACTTTATAGAGAATACAATCAAGCTTTTCCTCATACTGGCATCGCTTGTTTCAATAATAACAACAATAGGTATAGTCATATCTATCCTGTTTGAGTCGATGAAATTTTTCTCACATGTAAACTTCTTCGACTTCATCACCGGTACTAAATGGAGCCCTGACACTGCATTCCTTGAGGGAGCAGGCAGAGACGGCGCTTCCGCTGCTAAACCGGAGTTCGGCTCTGTGCCCATCTTTGCCGGTACTTTCATGATAACATTCATAGCTTTGTCTGTGGCTGTTCCGGTCGGGCTTCTCTCAGCTATATATATGAGTGAGTACGCCACCCCTAAAGTCAGGGGCACAGCAAAGCCTATCCTTGAGATACTTGCAGGTATTCCCACAGTTGTTTACGGTTTCTTTGCTGCAATAACCGTCAGCCCGCTGGTTGTAAAATCAGCCGAAGCGCTCGGTCTGAATGCTGACTACACCAACGCACTCACACCTGGGCTAGTAATGGGGATTATGATAATACCTTTTGTCTCCTCTCTTTCTGACGACGTGATAAACGCTATCCCGCAGAACCTTCGTGAAGGCTCACTTGCACTGGGAACAACAAGGTCGGAGACGATGAAACACGTCATGCTTCCAGCAGCGCTGCCCGGGATAATTTCCGCTGTTCTGCTGGCTCTTTCCAGAGCAATAGGCGAAACAATGATTGTTGTGATGGCGGCTGGGCTTCGTCCAAACCTGACATGGAACCCTCTGGAGGGTATGACAACAGTTACAGTACGGATAGTTGATGCGCTTACCGGAGATCAGGCTTTTGACAGTCTTGAGACTCTTTCGGCATTCGGGCTTGGCTTTGTTCTGCTGATAGTGACACTCTTCCTTAATATAATTTCGAGTGTGATCATCAGAAAATTCCGCAAACAATACGATTAA
- the pstA gene encoding phosphate ABC transporter permease PstA: protein MDKEKRRLRLIKRRYRQEKLFRFLAMFAIILATSFLVFFLADITRTGYSAFQQTEIQVDVTYNAETSKFTHLAVPKDYQRLISRGFLRLIPLEIKANPELMNTTVKRWIIATAEVDQYMKDKVNRLKPDQKAFVESLKANGDVRMSFNTGFFTNGDSKLPEIAGIFSAVIGSVYVLLLTMLFSVPVGVMTAIYLEEFAPDNWFTRTIEVNINNLAAIPSIIFGLLGLAIFINFFGVPRSSALAGGLTLALMTLPVIIISTRAALRSVPDNIRQGAQGVGASGWQVVWHHVLPLSLPGILTGSIIGLAQAMGETAPLLIIGMLAYIPEAPGGITEAATVLPAQIYTWSGTSLRAYTERTALGIMVLLSVLLVLNACAVWIRNRFERKW from the coding sequence ATGGATAAAGAAAAAAGAAGACTAAGACTCATTAAACGAAGATACAGACAGGAAAAGCTTTTCCGCTTTTTGGCTATGTTTGCCATAATACTTGCAACATCGTTCCTCGTCTTCTTTCTGGCTGACATAACGAGAACAGGCTACTCAGCTTTTCAGCAGACAGAAATACAAGTTGATGTGACATATAACGCTGAAACAAGCAAATTCACACATCTCGCTGTTCCCAAAGATTATCAAAGACTCATAAGCCGCGGCTTTCTAAGGCTTATTCCGTTGGAGATCAAGGCTAATCCGGAGCTTATGAACACAACTGTCAAACGCTGGATAATAGCAACAGCGGAAGTTGACCAGTATATGAAAGATAAGGTAAACAGACTAAAACCTGACCAGAAAGCATTTGTGGAAAGCCTGAAAGCTAATGGAGATGTCAGGATGTCCTTCAACACAGGCTTCTTCACTAACGGGGACTCTAAGCTTCCTGAGATAGCGGGTATATTTTCTGCTGTGATAGGGTCTGTCTATGTTCTGCTGCTTACCATGCTCTTCTCTGTTCCTGTGGGAGTCATGACAGCTATCTATCTTGAGGAATTCGCACCAGACAACTGGTTCACCAGAACTATAGAGGTTAACATCAATAACCTTGCAGCCATTCCGTCTATTATTTTTGGTTTACTTGGTCTGGCTATTTTTATAAACTTTTTTGGAGTACCCAGATCTTCTGCACTTGCAGGGGGTCTTACTCTCGCACTTATGACACTGCCTGTGATAATCATAAGCACAAGAGCCGCTCTCCGCTCTGTTCCCGACAACATCCGTCAGGGTGCACAGGGGGTGGGTGCTTCCGGCTGGCAGGTAGTCTGGCACCATGTGCTTCCGCTCTCTCTGCCCGGCATACTGACAGGCTCTATCATCGGGCTTGCACAGGCGATGGGCGAGACAGCACCGCTTCTGATAATAGGTATGCTCGCATACATTCCGGAAGCTCCGGGCGGTATAACAGAAGCTGCGACAGTTCTTCCGGCGCAGATTTATACATGGTCAGGAACATCACTGCGGGCGTATACTGAAAGAACAGCTCTCGGCATTATGGTTCTGCTGTCAGTGCTTCTGGTGCTTAACGCATGTGCTGTGTGGATAAGAAATCGATTTGAGCGTAAATGGTAA
- the pstB gene encoding phosphate ABC transporter ATP-binding protein PstB → MEKNIKMKSENLNFYYGSFHALKDINLVFPEKHVTALIGPSGCGKSTYLRSFNRMNDLIKDIRVEGGIYLDQQEIHDPKLDVVELRRRVGMVFQKPNPFPKTIYENIAYAPRIHGLVSKGSEMDDLVEGSLIKAGLWEEVKDRLKSQATALSGGQQQRLCIARALAMEPEVLLMDEPASALDPIATQKIEELIYELKERLTVIIVTHNMQQAARVSDFTAFFYMGELIEVGDTSTIFTNPTVKKTEDYITGRFG, encoded by the coding sequence ATGGAAAAAAACATTAAGATGAAATCTGAAAACCTGAACTTCTACTACGGGAGCTTTCATGCCTTGAAGGACATAAACCTTGTCTTCCCTGAAAAGCATGTGACAGCCCTCATCGGCCCTTCCGGCTGCGGTAAGTCAACTTACCTGAGGTCTTTTAACAGGATGAACGACTTGATAAAAGACATCAGAGTAGAAGGAGGAATTTATCTTGATCAGCAGGAGATCCATGACCCGAAGCTGGATGTCGTTGAGCTGAGAAGAAGGGTCGGTATGGTTTTCCAGAAGCCCAACCCCTTTCCGAAGACAATATATGAAAACATAGCCTATGCACCCAGGATACACGGTCTAGTTTCCAAAGGAAGCGAGATGGATGATCTGGTTGAAGGTTCTCTCATAAAAGCTGGACTTTGGGAAGAGGTTAAAGACAGGCTCAAGTCTCAGGCGACAGCTCTTTCCGGCGGACAGCAGCAGAGACTCTGCATAGCAAGGGCACTCGCTATGGAGCCGGAAGTTCTGCTTATGGATGAGCCGGCATCAGCCCTTGACCCCATAGCAACACAAAAGATAGAGGAACTCATTTACGAGCTTAAAGAGAGGCTCACTGTTATAATAGTTACGCATAATATGCAGCAGGCTGCCAGAGTGTCAGATTTTACAGCTTTCTTTTATATGGGGGAGCTCATAGAAGTTGGCGACACAAGTACTATTTTTACAAACCCCACTGTCAAAAAGACAGAAGATTATATTACCGGACGTTTCGGTTAA
- a CDS encoding methyl-accepting chemotaxis protein translates to MNIKDMQIKTKALILFITFIIISMAITVVFVIKIAEHHFSKQVEALLVSEAESINDKLNSFDMVSKELNKYISNDINRLLTNEIDAMIDTSERVASAYMISGEGEMAIQFRVMDIIDKKTVGKSGFAFALEPDGTMSVMPDKKFAKGSDNLLKKLATEENITLTIPFQRRGSAIVSCKPSERFKLIICAAIPESETSASSDFIDKYAKSSFEDFVQNKKIAQTGYYYLIDQSGKLLIHPDKELIGTSLADKNFIREILKEKTGTIKYRWDGIKKLAGFAYIKQMDAVLVGGAQIDEFLGSMKRDIIMRPFLIGLFVIVIASLLVNTLFNRTIVAPIKHLGEYIEKISEGDLTAQCRLIHHDEIGNIGRYLNSMTDHIHDTLSNVKHSAANVKEHSSNLSESGIQLSEAIKAQSERTTSVERSIQEILSSFDEVSGNIHEISTEINTIRNSAQVGHTVLRNTVKGIRNLADTVINTSGTINSLGDSSNQIIEIVKVISDIADQTNLLALNAAIEAARAGEHGRGFAVVADEVRKLAERTVIATAEINEMTVGISGNVNKSVKDMQTGATLAKEGEVLAEELQHSLEGIVTGVIEAAEKVESVSVAIKQQNESSRKISEDSSTIAGFSQNNAEIAASNRQQAEMLNELAKGLQEAVGKFRLNS, encoded by the coding sequence ATGAATATCAAAGATATGCAGATCAAGACCAAAGCCCTTATACTTTTTATAACATTCATCATTATAAGCATGGCTATTACTGTCGTTTTTGTTATCAAGATAGCTGAACATCACTTTTCCAAACAGGTTGAAGCGCTTCTTGTTTCTGAAGCAGAATCTATAAATGATAAACTGAATAGCTTTGATATGGTCTCAAAAGAGCTGAATAAATATATATCCAACGACATAAACAGACTGCTCACGAATGAAATCGATGCAATGATTGACACATCAGAACGGGTGGCATCAGCATATATGATCTCCGGTGAAGGTGAGATGGCGATACAATTCCGTGTGATGGATATCATAGATAAAAAAACAGTGGGCAAATCAGGGTTTGCTTTTGCTCTGGAACCTGACGGCACAATGTCTGTCATGCCTGACAAGAAATTTGCAAAAGGCTCAGACAATCTTCTGAAAAAGCTGGCAACCGAAGAAAACATAACATTAACGATACCATTTCAAAGAAGAGGCTCTGCAATAGTTTCATGTAAACCCAGCGAACGTTTTAAGCTGATAATTTGCGCTGCAATACCGGAAAGTGAAACATCAGCCAGCTCAGACTTTATTGATAAATACGCGAAAAGCAGCTTTGAAGATTTTGTTCAAAACAAAAAAATAGCCCAAACAGGTTACTACTACCTTATAGATCAGTCAGGAAAACTCCTTATCCACCCTGACAAAGAACTTATCGGAACCAGCCTTGCAGATAAAAACTTTATTCGGGAAATCCTCAAAGAAAAGACAGGAACAATTAAATACAGATGGGACGGAATCAAGAAACTCGCCGGATTCGCCTATATCAAACAGATGGACGCGGTACTCGTAGGCGGTGCTCAGATAGATGAATTTTTGGGCAGTATGAAAAGGGACATAATCATGCGCCCTTTCCTTATAGGTCTTTTTGTTATCGTGATAGCTTCACTTCTGGTAAATACGCTTTTTAACAGAACGATAGTAGCCCCTATCAAACACCTCGGTGAGTACATCGAAAAAATATCAGAGGGAGACCTGACGGCACAATGCAGACTTATTCACCATGACGAAATAGGAAACATAGGCAGATATCTTAACAGCATGACGGATCACATACACGACACTCTGAGCAACGTTAAGCACTCTGCTGCAAATGTAAAAGAGCATTCATCCAACCTCTCAGAATCAGGAATACAGCTTTCAGAGGCAATCAAAGCTCAGTCAGAGAGAACAACTAGTGTGGAGCGTTCCATACAGGAGATTCTCTCCTCCTTTGACGAAGTCTCCGGAAATATTCATGAGATCAGTACTGAAATCAACACAATACGCAACAGTGCCCAGGTAGGACACACAGTCCTCCGCAACACTGTAAAGGGGATAAGAAATCTTGCAGACACAGTTATAAACACATCGGGAACAATAAACAGCCTCGGTGATTCATCCAATCAGATAATAGAAATAGTCAAGGTCATATCAGACATTGCAGACCAGACAAACCTCCTTGCTCTAAACGCTGCCATAGAAGCGGCAAGAGCTGGCGAACACGGTCGGGGCTTCGCTGTAGTTGCAGACGAAGTGCGTAAGCTTGCCGAAAGAACTGTTATAGCCACAGCGGAAATAAATGAGATGACTGTCGGCATAAGCGGAAATGTCAATAAATCCGTTAAAGATATGCAAACGGGCGCAACACTTGCCAAAGAGGGCGAAGTGCTCGCCGAAGAACTCCAGCACAGCCTCGAGGGGATAGTTACCGGTGTTATCGAAGCTGCGGAAAAAGTTGAGTCTGTGTCTGTTGCAATAAAACAACAGAACGAATCCAGCCGTAAAATATCTGAGGATTCCTCAACCATCGCCGGATTCTCTCAGAATAACGCAGAAATAGCAGCAAGTAACAGACAGCAGGCTGAAATGCTGAATGAACTTGCCAAAGGGCTTCAGGAGGCTGTCGGGAAATTCCGCTTGAACAGTTGA